GACTAATACTAAGAGCCAATTTCTCGCCAGCTGCCCAAGCGTTGCGCGCCTTGCTAGTACAGCAATCGGAAGTGCCATCATATTCCCTGTTAACAATTCTCCACCCGCAATAATAATGAGCATGAGTCCAACCGGGAATACCGTACCACCTAAAAGTGAGCTGAATGTACCCCATTCCTTCGGTAAATTGGCAATGACGCGAATATCTAATAAAAATCCTAATGCAATAAAGGCTCCACCTAAAAATCCTAATAATAGTGCATGTTCAGCACGCATCGATGCTTTTTTTGCCCCTGCATCAACTGCTAATTCCGCAATACGCTGTGAACTATGAAACGCCATATCATTTCCTCCTGTAAGTTGAATATAAAAAGCAAATTGTTTATACAATTGGATAATTGCCGCTAACTGCGCCCACCACTTTTTCTAAAAGAAAACGCAAAAAAGCCCACCATAAATCGGTCCACATGCCAATGCATGTACCGTTTTACAGTGGGCTGATAACTGAGCATTTTATATACTAGCAATCCATCCCGCTACAGACACAATGGAAGAACAGGATATACAGTCAATCTTCAATTAACCTACATCAATGAACATTCCATCCTCTATAAACCTTTCTTATAGTAACATGGATTCATAGATTTGTGAACATTTTAGGAACTTTTTTGGTTTCACATTGGATTTTAAAGTATTACCTTCTCCTAAAGAAAAATATTATCTGTTCTGCAAATGAACAATAACTACTTTTCAGCCATGAGAATCGTCCATTAGCTTTAGTGTTTTGGTATTGGAATTTTTAAGATATTCACTTTTGAACCATCTTTCGCAGAGAAGACAAATAACTCCAATTTAGTATCATTAGTAGTTACCCTATCTTTTTCAAAGGTAATTTCGAATTCTCCCCATGCAGGAGCACCATCTGTTTGGTACTTATTATCCAACAATACTTTTTCTCCATCATAAAGAGTATAGTGAAAAACTCCTTCAAATACTTGGGCTTTACCTGATATAATGATTTTCTCTTCCGATTCAGCTACAACCACGTCTTTAAACACTTGGTTATGGTACACCTTTTTCTCAGGTATATTTGGAACTGGCTTTTGTTGATTAGTTGTTCCTTCTTGTTGTTGATGACAAGACACTAAACCAATCATGACTATTAATATAGAAAAAATACAACTGATTTTTTTCAATTTTT
The window above is part of the Bacillus sp. SORGH_AS_0510 genome. Proteins encoded here:
- a CDS encoding Gmad2 immunoglobulin-like domain-containing protein — its product is MKKISCIFSILIVMIGLVSCHQQQEGTTNQQKPVPNIPEKKVYHNQVFKDVVVAESEEKIIISGKAQVFEGVFHYTLYDGEKVLLDNKYQTDGAPAWGEFEITFEKDRVTTNDTKLELFVFSAKDGSKVNILKIPIPKH